The following are encoded in a window of uncultured Ilyobacter sp. genomic DNA:
- a CDS encoding TIGR00282 family metallophosphoesterase has protein sequence MRILIAGDVVGKPGRGILKGFIDKKKNDYDFIIINGENAAAGFGITGKLADEFFEWGIDVITGGNHIWDKREMYEYLANNDNILRPLNYPMGVPGSGYVIKKTKSGEKIAVISLQGRVFMPPIDCPFAKMEELFWELGQDVKCIIVDFHAEASSEKVAMGWFLDGRASLVFGTHTHVQTSDSKILPKGTGYITDVGMTGSHNGVIGMKVESIIPKFLTSLPQKFEVAEGNERLNGLDIEIDSKTGICKKIERLDLSIDDIAAL, from the coding sequence ATGAGGATACTAATAGCAGGAGATGTGGTAGGTAAACCAGGAAGAGGTATTTTAAAGGGATTTATAGATAAGAAAAAAAACGATTATGATTTTATTATTATAAATGGAGAAAATGCAGCTGCTGGTTTTGGAATAACAGGGAAACTTGCAGATGAATTTTTTGAATGGGGAATAGATGTTATAACGGGTGGAAATCATATATGGGACAAGAGGGAGATGTATGAATATCTTGCTAATAACGACAATATACTGAGACCCTTAAATTACCCAATGGGCGTTCCTGGAAGCGGTTATGTGATAAAAAAAACTAAAAGCGGTGAAAAAATAGCGGTCATCTCGCTTCAGGGGAGAGTTTTTATGCCACCTATAGACTGCCCTTTTGCAAAGATGGAAGAACTTTTCTGGGAATTAGGACAGGATGTGAAATGTATTATTGTTGATTTTCATGCTGAGGCATCCTCTGAAAAAGTTGCCATGGGATGGTTTTTAGATGGAAGAGCCTCCCTTGTCTTTGGGACTCATACCCATGTCCAGACATCAGACAGCAAGATACTCCCTAAGGGGACTGGATACATAACAGATGTAGGTATGACAGGTTCTCATAATGGAGTAATAGGGATGAAAGTAGAGTCTATAATTCCTAAATTTTTGACATCCCTTCCGCAAAAATTTGAAGTGGCAGAGGGCAACGAGAGATTAAACGGACTTGATATAGAGATTGACTCAAAAACAGGCATTTGTAAAAAAATAGAAAGGCTAGACTTGTCGATAGACGATATAGCCGCTCTTTAA
- the prmA gene encoding 50S ribosomal protein L11 methyltransferase, translating into MKLIEAKIIFDADDIKKTQEEIEGVFYEFGAQGLKIEEPLKDKNPLDYYRDERQFLMREYSISSYFPMNYYAERKKEMYRKAFEEKFHDRDDVIYSLDFYELEEEDYQNAWKKYLYPEKVSRRFVVKPTWREYEAVGDEVVIELDPGRAFGTGSHPTTSLCLKLMEDYINGGESVIDVGTGSGILMVAADRLEADEIWGVDIDELAVESTRENLDLNRVSPEKSMVFKGDLLDVVKDKKFDVVVANILADVILILLDDMTRVVKKDGLIILSGIIEDKLSEVEKKIRSAGFEILEVKKDKEWRAIAARV; encoded by the coding sequence ATGAAACTTATAGAGGCTAAAATTATTTTTGACGCCGACGATATAAAAAAAACCCAGGAGGAAATAGAGGGGGTTTTCTATGAATTTGGTGCCCAGGGTCTCAAAATAGAGGAACCATTGAAAGATAAAAATCCTCTGGATTACTACAGAGATGAAAGGCAATTTCTCATGAGGGAGTATTCTATCTCATCATATTTTCCTATGAATTATTATGCAGAGAGAAAAAAAGAGATGTACAGAAAGGCTTTTGAGGAAAAATTTCATGATAGGGATGATGTGATTTATTCTCTTGATTTTTATGAGCTTGAAGAGGAAGACTACCAGAATGCCTGGAAAAAATATCTCTATCCAGAAAAGGTGAGCAGAAGATTTGTGGTGAAGCCTACATGGAGAGAGTATGAAGCAGTAGGAGATGAGGTTGTTATAGAACTAGACCCAGGGAGAGCCTTCGGGACAGGATCTCATCCGACAACATCACTGTGTCTAAAGCTCATGGAAGATTACATAAATGGTGGAGAAAGTGTGATAGATGTAGGAACAGGTTCCGGGATATTAATGGTGGCTGCTGACAGACTAGAAGCAGATGAGATATGGGGCGTGGATATAGATGAGTTGGCTGTAGAGTCTACCAGAGAGAACCTGGATTTAAACAGAGTTTCACCTGAAAAAAGCATGGTTTTTAAGGGGGATCTTCTGGATGTAGTAAAAGATAAAAAATTTGATGTAGTGGTTGCAAATATACTTGCGGATGTTATATTGATTCTCCTTGATGATATGACAAGAGTCGTAAAAAAGGACGGCCTAATTATACTTTCTGGAATAATTGAGGACAAACTAAGCGAGGTAGAAAAAAAGATAAGGTCGGCAGGCTTTGAAATATTGGAAGTAAAAAAAGACAAAGAATGGCGGGCTATAGCTGCTAGAGTATAG
- the rny gene encoding ribonuclease Y, which yields MNTSIVVASAVIGLSIFLTVAYKKSVIDKKIDELNNLEDEIAKARLKAKEIVEGSEKEAMAKAKEIELKAKEKVYHLKEEAEKEIKTAKSDIYQKETRLAKKEETLDKKIDRLEVKSQELADFEETLQTKNDEIEELRTKQEIELERISGFSKDEAKDLLITKLTNELTHESAMKIKEFENKLSEEKDRVSKRILSTAIGKASADYVVDATVSVVNLPNDEMKGRIIGREGRNIRAIEALTGVDVIIDDTPEAVVLSSFDGVKREVARNTIEKLVTDGRIHPAKIEEAVNKAKKEVNKEIIEAGEHALLELGIPGMHQEIIKTLGKLKFRTSYGQNVLTHSIEVARLAGNLAAEIGANTELAKRAGLLHDVGKVLEHDIEASHALIGGEFLKKFGEKPLVLNAVMAHHNEVEFESVEAILIQAADAISASRPGARRETLSTYLKRLEGLEEIANSFEGVESSFAIQAGREVRIIINPESIGDDQAIKMSRDVAKKVEETMQYPGQIKVTVIRETRAVDYAK from the coding sequence ATGAATACGTCAATCGTTGTAGCATCAGCAGTAATCGGATTGAGCATATTTTTAACAGTTGCTTATAAAAAATCAGTTATAGATAAAAAGATAGATGAACTCAATAATTTAGAAGATGAAATAGCTAAAGCGAGACTCAAAGCTAAAGAGATAGTGGAGGGTTCTGAAAAAGAGGCAATGGCAAAGGCAAAAGAGATAGAACTCAAAGCCAAAGAAAAAGTCTATCATCTGAAAGAGGAAGCAGAAAAAGAGATTAAAACTGCTAAATCTGACATATATCAGAAAGAAACAAGACTGGCTAAAAAAGAGGAGACTCTAGATAAAAAAATAGATAGACTTGAAGTGAAATCTCAGGAACTTGCTGATTTTGAGGAAACACTTCAGACTAAGAATGATGAGATAGAAGAATTGAGAACGAAGCAAGAAATTGAATTAGAGAGAATATCAGGGTTTTCTAAGGATGAAGCCAAAGACCTTCTGATAACAAAGTTGACAAATGAGCTGACTCACGAGTCGGCCATGAAAATAAAAGAGTTTGAAAACAAACTCTCTGAAGAGAAAGACAGAGTATCTAAAAGAATACTTTCTACAGCAATAGGAAAGGCTTCTGCAGATTATGTTGTAGATGCTACCGTATCGGTAGTAAATCTTCCTAATGATGAGATGAAGGGAAGAATCATAGGTAGAGAAGGTAGAAATATAAGAGCAATAGAAGCTCTCACAGGTGTAGACGTAATAATCGACGATACTCCCGAGGCCGTTGTACTTTCTAGTTTTGACGGAGTAAAAAGAGAAGTTGCTAGAAATACAATCGAAAAGCTAGTAACTGACGGAAGAATACATCCTGCTAAAATAGAGGAAGCTGTAAATAAAGCAAAAAAAGAGGTAAATAAAGAGATCATAGAAGCTGGAGAACATGCTTTGCTTGAGCTTGGAATACCTGGAATGCACCAGGAGATAATAAAAACTTTAGGTAAACTTAAATTTAGAACTAGCTATGGACAAAACGTTTTGACACACTCTATAGAGGTAGCAAGACTTGCAGGAAACTTGGCTGCTGAGATCGGTGCAAACACAGAGCTAGCTAAGAGAGCAGGACTTCTTCACGACGTAGGAAAAGTGTTAGAGCATGACATAGAGGCTTCACATGCCCTTATAGGTGGAGAATTCTTGAAAAAGTTCGGGGAAAAACCACTTGTACTGAATGCCGTAATGGCACATCACAACGAGGTTGAATTTGAAAGTGTAGAGGCGATCCTGATACAGGCAGCTGATGCTATCTCTGCTTCTAGACCTGGAGCAAGAAGAGAAACTCTCTCAACTTACCTGAAAAGATTAGAGGGACTTGAAGAGATTGCAAACTCTTTTGAAGGAGTAGAATCTTCATTTGCTATACAGGCAGGTAGAGAGGTCAGAATTATAATCAACCCTGAATCTATAGGGGATGACCAGGCTATAAAAATGTCAAGAGATGTTGCTAAAAAAGTCGAAGAGACTATGCAGTACCCAGGACAGATAAAAGTAACTGTAATAAGGGAAACAAGAGCAGTAGACTATGCAAAATAA
- the surE gene encoding 5'/3'-nucleotidase SurE: MKILISNDDGIYAEGIRVLVKALKESGHEVYVVAPIEEQSGTGHGVTLHMPLRYSKAERDGEFFGYWVSGKPADCVKVACGHLYKDIKFDFVIAGINRGANLGTDVFYSGTFAAASEGVFYNNKAIAISLCDPNNSPYFESASEFLTGYLDKVQGVDFPTGTLLNINVPNLPTEEIKGYKYTSFSNRKFEDNLVERVDTQGNNYYWLGGKPGEGNGEPDTDSVVVKDGYISITPAKMDLYFKEFSETIKNY, from the coding sequence ATGAAAATATTAATTTCAAATGATGACGGAATTTATGCTGAAGGAATAAGAGTACTGGTAAAGGCATTGAAAGAAAGCGGGCACGAAGTCTATGTAGTCGCCCCTATAGAGGAGCAGAGTGGGACAGGTCACGGAGTGACTCTTCACATGCCTCTCAGATACTCAAAGGCGGAGAGAGATGGAGAATTCTTTGGATATTGGGTCAGCGGGAAACCTGCAGATTGTGTAAAAGTAGCCTGTGGCCATCTCTATAAAGATATAAAATTTGATTTTGTAATAGCAGGGATAAACAGAGGTGCAAATCTAGGGACAGATGTATTTTATTCTGGAACTTTTGCAGCTGCATCAGAGGGTGTTTTTTATAATAATAAGGCTATAGCAATATCACTATGTGATCCTAATAACAGCCCTTATTTTGAAAGCGCCTCCGAATTTCTAACAGGGTATCTTGATAAAGTTCAAGGGGTTGATTTTCCAACGGGGACCCTTTTAAATATAAACGTTCCAAATCTTCCAACTGAAGAGATAAAAGGATACAAATACACATCCTTTAGCAACAGAAAGTTTGAAGATAACCTAGTGGAAAGAGTAGATACCCAAGGGAACAATTATTACTGGCTTGGGGGAAAACCCGGTGAAGGAAATGGCGAACCTGATACAGATTCGGTTGTTGTAAAAGACGGTTATATATCCATAACACCTGCAAAGATGGACCTTTACTTTAAAGAATTTTCTGAGACAATAAAGAATTATTAA
- the cmk gene encoding (d)CMP kinase: protein MNNFIVAVDGPAGSGKSTISKLVAEKYKLTYLDTGAMYRMVAFYSLEKGVNLDNPREVELMLENIKIDIEGDKFILNGVDVSNEIRTLRVTSIVSKTASIKAVREKLVELQREISNGKRVILDGRDIGTVVFPNAHLKVFLVASPEERAKRRLKEYEEKGIKSDYESVLDSIKERDRLDSTREESPLKKADDAIEVDTSFLSIEEVSDKISALIRERI from the coding sequence ATGAATAATTTTATCGTAGCGGTAGACGGACCGGCAGGAAGTGGCAAAAGCACAATTTCAAAACTGGTGGCTGAAAAATATAAATTAACTTATCTGGATACAGGGGCCATGTACAGGATGGTTGCTTTTTACAGCCTTGAAAAGGGTGTAAACCTTGATAATCCTAGAGAAGTGGAGCTTATGCTAGAAAATATCAAGATAGATATAGAGGGGGACAAATTTATTCTAAATGGAGTAGATGTTTCTAATGAAATAAGGACTCTAAGAGTAACTTCTATAGTCTCTAAAACAGCTTCTATAAAGGCTGTGAGAGAAAAACTTGTAGAACTACAGAGAGAGATAAGTAATGGTAAAAGAGTTATTCTCGATGGGAGGGATATAGGTACTGTAGTTTTCCCAAATGCTCATCTAAAAGTTTTCCTGGTTGCTAGTCCAGAGGAGAGAGCCAAGAGAAGACTCAAAGAATACGAAGAAAAAGGCATAAAATCTGATTATGAGTCTGTGCTGGATTCTATAAAAGAGAGAGACCGCCTTGATTCTACTCGAGAGGAGAGTCCACTAAAAAAAGCAGATGATGCTATAGAGGTTGATACAAGCTTTCTAAGCATAGAAGAGGTTTCTGACAAAATATCAGCGCTAATAAGAGAAAGGATCTGA
- a CDS encoding divergent polysaccharide deacetylase family protein, whose protein sequence is MYRKKVFFIGLILLVLILGLVLKSAKKDNYTEVMEKNTRQELQELENTIEALKDKPGVEVVKTGDTYKVNLQEGTELGLDETEALRAESSIEGNTEKILYRDFIGEEKMVIELNYYTPIPVKPPAPPKKVYSGKLSILIDDVGMNTQTADLFGEIKKPVSFATLPFLPKSSEATKKLKDYGFQVILHMPMAGSNDQLNSRTEGILMPEMTKDEVYKRFDKAIGDVGGMNGFNNHMGSRFTEDAFQMKTLLKYAKEKNMFYIDSKTTSKTKGYSMAKELGVPTYYCSKFLDNSKDVEDIKKEIKSAVDMTKKGGKLLAIGHYHKNMAIALKSMAAYIEKEGIELVYVREVLE, encoded by the coding sequence ATGTACAGAAAAAAGGTTTTTTTCATAGGTTTAATATTATTGGTTTTGATTTTAGGATTGGTTTTAAAATCTGCAAAAAAAGATAACTACACTGAGGTTATGGAAAAAAATACGAGACAAGAATTGCAGGAGCTAGAAAATACAATAGAAGCTCTGAAGGATAAACCAGGAGTAGAGGTAGTAAAAACCGGTGATACATACAAGGTTAATCTGCAGGAAGGGACAGAACTTGGTCTAGATGAAACCGAGGCTCTGAGAGCTGAAAGCAGTATAGAGGGGAATACAGAGAAGATACTCTATAGAGATTTTATTGGAGAGGAAAAGATGGTGATAGAGCTCAATTACTATACCCCTATACCAGTAAAACCTCCGGCTCCGCCAAAGAAAGTTTATAGTGGAAAACTATCCATACTGATAGATGATGTAGGTATGAACACCCAAACAGCTGATCTTTTTGGAGAGATAAAAAAACCTGTGTCCTTTGCGACGTTACCTTTTCTTCCTAAAAGTTCTGAGGCCACTAAAAAACTCAAAGATTACGGATTCCAAGTAATACTTCACATGCCTATGGCAGGCTCTAATGACCAGCTGAACTCTAGAACAGAGGGAATACTCATGCCGGAAATGACAAAAGATGAGGTCTACAAGAGATTCGACAAAGCTATAGGTGACGTAGGAGGAATGAATGGATTTAATAATCATATGGGATCTAGATTTACAGAAGATGCTTTTCAGATGAAAACCCTTCTTAAGTATGCAAAAGAAAAAAATATGTTTTATATTGATAGTAAAACTACCTCAAAAACCAAGGGTTACTCAATGGCTAAAGAGCTAGGAGTTCCAACCTACTACTGCTCTAAATTTTTAGACAACAGTAAAGATGTGGAAGATATCAAAAAAGAGATAAAGTCAGCAGTAGATATGACCAAAAAAGGAGGAAAGCTCCTGGCAATAGGTCATTATCATAAAAATATGGCTATAGCCCTTAAATCTATGGCAGCTTATATAGAAAAAGAGGGTATAGAGTTGGTTTATGTGAGAGAAGTTTTAGAATAG
- a CDS encoding glycosyltransferase N-terminal domain-containing protein, whose amino-acid sequence MFYNLSRIIIYIPLFIISVFCGKLRRFLKKRLFQKMTIKNQEKDYVWIHCASVGEINLSESLVREFLANTDLRVLITMVTDTGRATAEDKYKENKNVDLLYFPLDDLFQIRKILSKINLKALIIVETEIWPNLIEEASKKAKVVFVNGRISDKSFKSYKRISIYLKKLFSEVDLFLMQTEEDRERIINIGAPFEKVDKFGNLKFDVKLTDFTEEQLTEIRKKLGLENKKILVAGSTRNDEEEYVLDAYDKIGDYFLILVPRHIERVSDIEDRLLKNRYNYEKWNSMVQGVKKDTKVLLVDQMGVLRELYAICDVAFVGGTLVNIGGHSLIEPLYYRKPPIFGKYLQNVKEISKEIIQRKIGFKVDTTQEFIQAVQSIEAKQVNLNEIDRFFLDNKDVAAKTFKRIIDII is encoded by the coding sequence ATGTTTTATAACCTTTCAAGAATAATTATTTATATACCTCTTTTTATTATATCAGTTTTCTGTGGTAAACTAAGAAGGTTTCTTAAAAAAAGGCTATTTCAGAAGATGACCATAAAAAATCAGGAGAAAGACTACGTTTGGATTCACTGTGCTTCTGTGGGAGAGATTAATCTCTCAGAGAGTCTTGTGAGGGAGTTCCTTGCAAACACAGATTTAAGAGTACTGATAACCATGGTGACAGACACAGGAAGAGCTACAGCAGAGGATAAATACAAGGAAAATAAAAATGTGGATTTGCTTTATTTTCCCTTAGATGATTTATTCCAGATCAGGAAGATACTGTCTAAGATAAATCTGAAGGCTCTGATAATCGTAGAGACAGAGATATGGCCAAACCTCATAGAGGAGGCTTCTAAAAAAGCCAAGGTGGTTTTCGTAAATGGCAGGATATCCGATAAATCCTTTAAGTCCTATAAAAGAATATCTATTTATCTCAAAAAACTTTTTTCAGAGGTGGACCTTTTTCTCATGCAGACAGAGGAGGACAGAGAGAGAATTATTAATATAGGGGCGCCCTTTGAAAAAGTGGATAAATTTGGGAATCTTAAGTTTGATGTGAAGTTAACTGATTTTACAGAGGAACAGCTCACTGAAATAAGGAAAAAACTGGGACTTGAAAATAAGAAGATACTTGTTGCAGGCAGCACAAGAAACGACGAAGAGGAATATGTCCTAGATGCCTACGACAAGATAGGGGATTATTTTTTAATCTTGGTACCGCGTCACATAGAGAGAGTCTCTGATATAGAGGATAGGCTGCTCAAAAACAGATATAACTATGAAAAATGGAATTCTATGGTTCAAGGTGTAAAAAAAGATACCAAGGTTCTCTTGGTGGATCAGATGGGAGTTTTGAGAGAGTTATATGCCATATGTGACGTGGCTTTTGTGGGAGGAACCCTTGTAAATATAGGAGGACACAGTCTAATAGAGCCACTTTACTATAGAAAGCCACCTATTTTTGGGAAATATCTCCAAAATGTAAAAGAGATCTCAAAAGAGATAATCCAGAGGAAAATAGGATTCAAGGTGGATACCACCCAGGAGTTTATTCAGGCAGTACAAAGTATAGAGGCAAAGCAGGTGAATTTGAATGAGATTGACAGATTTTTCCTTGACAACAAAGATGTCGCAGCCAAGACATTTAAAAGAATTATTGACATAATTTAA